One Ostrea edulis chromosome 2, xbOstEdul1.1, whole genome shotgun sequence genomic region harbors:
- the LOC130052281 gene encoding uncharacterized protein LOC130052281, translating to MLKLLSVLPISLLIVPLLCNHTFEDYKNHPCIRKCDSHLPMTCEYNFTVEYYHTLSRACYDCPLNVTDCARPHCVAADGTKRGIMTVNRMIPGPGIHICEGDTVVVNVYNKLENSNGLSIHWHGLHQRHTPHMDGVSMITQCAIPAFSTFQYKFKPEFPGTYFWHSHSGIQRMDGVFGALVIRQDDAAEPHLGLYEHDLPEHTIIINDWLVELSINRFTHHHHAGGDNKPASMLINGKGAFKEFINPDNNETIYTPHETLAVEHGKRYRIRVISNGLMNCPIQFSVDNHTLVVIATDGFPVEPITVESLNVFAGERFDIVLATTQSVGNYWIRTRGEADCAVKGAHQEAILRYQGALNSLPELPTGYEAGRRHGKKLNPWNKVETEDLVPVTRMVSLHDNDMALSNTPDRVVYMSMDFNKIDNYRFHDPLLYPISAVDSSNHLYMPQINYISNILPPSPPLTQFSDIPEELFCNSDTVGRDCSSEFCECVHVVKVWLGDVVEFVIVDEGKTFDANHPMHLHGYSYRVVGMGKINRFTTLQEVKELDAAGNITRNLNMTVIKDTVTVPDGGYTIVRIHASNPGFWFFHCHIDFHAEIGMGIILQVGEISQMPKPPYKFPKCGDWKYTTPVMEEDKCPANKARSLNVQWTLTLIVFVFCVFSQVIDD from the exons ATGCTCAAATTGTTGTCGGTGCTTCCCATTAGCCTTCTGATTGTGCCTTTGTTATGTAACCACACATTTGAAG aTTATAAGAATCACCCATGCATTAGAAAATGTGACAGTCATTTGCCGATGACATGCGAGTACAATTTCACAGTGGAATATTACCATACTTTATCCAGAGCATGCTACGACTGTCCGCTTAACGTCACAGACTGCGCACGCCCACATTGTGTGGCGGCAGACGGAACAAAAAGGGGGATAATGACAGTGAATAGAATGATACCCGGTCCCGGGATCCAT ATATGCGAGGGAGACACAGTAGTGGTGAATGTGTACAACAAACTGGAAAATTCTAATGGACTGAGTATCCACTGGCATGGCCTTCATCAACGCCATACACCGCACATGGACGGGGTTTCCATGATTACCCAATGTGCCATTCCAGCATTCTCGACATTTCAATACAA ATTTAAGCCTGAGTTTCCAGGGACCTACTTTTGGCACTCGCACTCCGGGATTCAAAGAATGGACGGTGTGTTTGGTGCTCTTGTGATTCGACAAGACGATGCAGCTGAACCTCATCTTGGACTCTACGAGCATGACCTCCCAGAGCATACCATCATCATAAATGATTGGTTGGTAGAACTGTCAATCAATCGTTTCACCCATCACCATCATGCAGGTGGTGACAATAAACCTGCCTCCATGCTTATCAATG GGAAAGGGGCATTTAAGGAATTCATCAATCCAGACAACAATGAAACGATATATACGCCCCATGAGACTCTTGCAGTCGAACATGGCAAACGGTATAGGATTCGTGTGATTAGCAATGGTTTAATGAATTGTCCTATTCAGTTTTCCGTTGACAATCACACCCTTGTCGTCATAGCAACTGACGGTTTCCCAGTGGAACCCATCACGGTCGAGTCACTAAACGTGTTTGCCGGAGAACGATTCGACATTGTCCTTGCTACCACACAGTCTGTTGGGAACTATTGGATTCGTACACGCGGTGAGGCAGATTGTGCTGTGAAAGGGGCACATCAAGAGGCCATTCTTCGTTACCAAGGCGCTTTAAATAGCCTACCGGAGCTACCTACAGGATATGAGGCAGGACGTCGCCACGGAAAA AAACTTAACCCGTGGAACAAAGTCGAAACAGAGGATTTGGTCCCTGTCACCAGAATGGTCTCACTTCACGACAACGACATGGCTCTGTCAAATACACCAGACAGAGTTGTGTACATGTCCATGGACTTTAACAAGATTGACAACTACCGATTCCACGATCCATTACTATACCCAATTTCAGCAGTGGATTCGTCCAACCACCTGTACATGCCCCAGATAAACTATATATCTAATATACTTCCTCCAAGTCCACCCCTTACGCAATTTTCagacataccagag GAGCTATTTTGTAATTCTGACACCGTTGGACGTGACTGCTCATCGGAATTTTGTGAATGCGTCCATGTAGTAAAGGTCTGGCTAGGAGATGTGGTGGAGTTTGTGATAGTGGACGAAGGTAAAACCTTTGACGCCAACCATCCTATGCATCTTCATGGCTACAGTTACCGAGTTGTCGGAATGGGAAAG ATAAACAGATTCACCACCCTTCAAGAGGTGAAGGAGTTGGACGCAGCTGGAAACATCACCAGGAATTTAAACATGACAGTAATAAAAGATACAGTGACAGTACCTGATGGGGGTTATACTATAGTCCGAATACATGCCAGTAATCCAG GTTTCTGGTTCTTCCATTGTCATATTGACTTTCATGCAGAAATAGGAATGGGAATTATTTTACAAGTTGGAGAAATTAGCCAGATGCCAAAGCCTCCATATAAATTTCCGAAATGTGGGGACTGGAAGTATACAACTCCCGTAATGGAAGAAGACAAGTGTCCAGCCAATAAAGCCAGAAGTTTGAATGTGCAGTGGACGCTGACATTAATAGTGTTTGTTTTCTGTGTGTTTAGCCAGGTGATCGATGATTAA